GGCTCTGCGTCCCATGGGGGTCCTCTCGTCGAACCAATTCGACTGAATCGATTCATCCTGTGGGGGCCGGTGAGTTTGGCAAAGGCACGGCAAAGCGTCAATGGATGCGACGAGCCTCGCCGGGTACGGGACACTCGGTCGCATGCGGAGTGCGTACAGCGTGGAGACGGTAAGGGCGGCCGAACGGGAGCTGATGGCACGGCTTCCGGACGGGGCACTGATGCAGCGTGCGGCGGCCGGACTCGCCGCCGCCTGCGCGGATCTGCTGGGCCGGGTGTACGGCAGCCGGATCGTCCTGCTGGTCGGCAGCGGCGACAACGGCGGCGACGCCCTGTACGCCGGCGCCCGACTGGCCAGGCGCGGGGCGGGAGTTACGGCGGTCCTGCTGAAGCCCGGGCGGGCGCATGCCGGAGGGCTGGAGGCGCTGCGCCGGGCAGGCGGAAGGACGACCGGTGTCGATGCCGCCGAGGAGTTGATCGAGCGCGCGCATCTGGTCGTCGACGGGATCGTCGGGATCGGCGGCAAGGGCGGGCTCCGTCCGGAGGCGGCACCGTTGGCCGACGCGGTGGCTCGGTCGAGGGCGGCCGTGGTCGCCGTGGACCTGCCGAGCGGCGTGGACGTCGACACGGGCGAGGTACGCGGCACGGCACTGCGGGCCGACCTCACCGTCACCTTCGGCACGCACAAGCCGGGGCTGCTGATCGATCCGGCGCGGGAGTACGCCGGGGTGGTGCGGCTGGTGGACATCGGTCTGGCGCTGCCGAACGACGCGGTGGAGCTGGAGGCGCTCCAACACGCGGACGTGGCACGGCTGTTGCCGCTGCCGGCGGCGGAGACGGACAAGTACCGGCGAGGGGTCGTAGGCATCGCGGCGGGATCCGGGAGGTATCCGGGCGCGGCCGTACTGGCCGTGGCGGGGGCGTTGCGCGGCGGGGCCGGGGCCGTGCGGTACGTCGGTCCGGCCGGGGACGCGGTGATCGCGCGGTTCCCCGAGACGCTGGTGTCGGACCGGGGGCCGAAGAAGGCCGGGCGCGTGCAGGCCTGGGTCGTCGGCCCCGGCGCCGGGGACGACGCGGCGACGGTGGCGGAGGTGCTGGCGACGGACGTCCCGGTACTGATCGACGCGGACGGGCTGCGGCTGGCGGACGCGGAGGCGGTACGGGGCCGTACGGCACCGACCCTGATGACCCCGCACGCCGGGGAGGCGGCGGCGCTGCTCGGGGTGGCACGGGAGGAGGTCGAGGGGGCTCGGCTGGCTTCGGTACGGGAGTTGGCGGGGCGGTATGCGGCGACGGTGCTGTTGAAGGGTTCGACGACGCTGGTGGCGGAGGCGGGCGGCACCGGGGCGGTACGGGTGAACCCGACGGGAACCGGCTGGCTGGCCACGGCAGGCAGCGGTGACGTGCTGTCCGGATTGGCGGGATCGCTGCTGGCGGCGGGGCTCACGGCGGTGGACGCTGCGAGCGTGGCCGCGTATCTCCATGGCCTCTCGGCGAGGTTCGCGGCGGACGGGGCGCCGGTGGGGGCGCATGACGTGGCCGAGGGGATTCCGGGGGCTTGGCGGGATGTACGGGGCTGAGGAGAGCGCGACAGGACGACGACGGCCCGCGTTGCTGTGTCGGCGTCCCGGCGAGGTGGCCGTATGAGGGCGATCGTCGTGGGAGCGGGCATCGGAGGACTGGCCGCGACACTGAGCCTGCGCCGTGCGGGCGTCGAAGTGACGCTGGTCGAGCAGACGGCGCGCTTCACGGAGGTGGGCGCCGGCATCCAACTCGCCCCCAACGCCACGCGGGAGCTGCGCCGGCTCGACGTGCTGGACGCAGTCGCCGACCAGGCCGCCCGCCCTGCCCACGTGAGCTTCCGCACCTGGTCGGACGGGTCGGAGATCTGCCGCTACGCGCTGGGCCGCGAGGCGGAGGAGGAGTTCGGGGCGCCGTATCTGGTGGTGCACCGGGCGGACCTGCACGGCGCCATGGCCGCCGCGGTGCCACGGGAGTCGGTACGCCTGAACACGACGGTCGTCGCGATCGGCCAGGACGACGATCACGCCCAGGTGATGACGGCGACAGGCGAGCGCCTGACCGCGGACCTCGTGGTGGCGGCGGACGGCATCCGGTCCGCCGCCCGCCAGTGGCTCTTCGGCAAGGACGAGACGGTCTTCTCGGGAACGGTCGCGTACCGGGCCCTGCTGCCGGCCGAGGAAGTGGCCGGCTTAGGCCTCCCCCACTCGCCGTCTGGCTCGGCCCGGACCACCACTTCGTCCACTACTGGGTGCGGCGCGGTGAACTACTCAACGTGGTGGCCGTGTTCAGCACGAGCGAGTTGGCCCAGGAGTCGTGGACCGCTCGGGCGGAACCCGGCGAGCAATTGCGCGAGTTCGCCGGCTGGGACCCCCGAGTGCTGAGCGTCCTCGAACGCGCGGGCCAGGTGTACCGCTACGGCATCCACACCCGCACTCCGCTCACTCGCTGGAACATCGGCCGGGTGACCCTCCTCGGCGACAGCGCCCACGCGATGGTGCCGTTCCAGGCCCAGGGGGCGGCTCAGGCGATCCTGGACGCGGCCGTACTGGGCGACGTCCTCAGGGGCGCAACGACGGCCGACGTACCCGACTCACTGGACCGCTACGTCCGCCGACGCGTGGCGGGCGCCACGGGCATGCAGGCCGCTTCGGCCCTCGCGGGCAGGGACTTCCACCTGCCGGACGGGGCGGGGGCGCAGGCACGGAACGCCCGCATGGCTGCACACGCGGCCGAGCACAGGTTCATGCCCCAGGCGACGGCGTGGAGGACGAACGTGTTGAAGGAGAAGCCGGAGCCATGAGCAGCGCATGATCGTCAGTCGTGGCCGACCACCCCGATCCGGCAGCCCTGTATCCCAACGTCGGGAACCGGCATGCCGACCGAGGCGATGGGCGTCGAGGCTCACCTGCTGAGCTCTCCCGGGCGTTCTACGATCCGTCCGGCGACCGCTGGCTCGGCTCCCCGGCGACCAGATCAGCCTCGTGTGTCGCAGTGACCGCGCGATCGAGGAACCGCGTCAGCTTGTCCGTATCGAGGCACAGGTTGAGGCCCCGATGGAGATGTTTGTCGAACACGACCCCGCGCGTGTCCAGAACGCTCAGGACGGCTGCCGCCCAGGCCGAGCGATACCCCTCGGCGAAGCCCGCCGCCCACTCCTCAGGACGGTCCGTGGCCTCCCCCGCCGTGACGGCACGAATCCGGGCCACCTCCTCAAGGGGAAGGATGCCGCGCTGCCTGAGATCCTCCAACCCGAACCGGAAATCACCCGCCACCTTCGGTGCGGGAATGCCCAACCCGAGGCAGGTCGTCGTGAATCGGAGCAGGTCGATCAGCTCCGGCGGCTCGTCCTGTTGGCTGTCTTGCTGGTCGCCCATCGCTCAGGCCTCTCCAGAACCAGCACCCGGAAGGTCCGGGTCCTCGGCGAACAGATCCTCGGCCCGCTCGACCGTACGGGAACGCTCCAGCCAGGCATCCATGCGA
Above is a window of Streptomyces sp. DT2A-34 DNA encoding:
- a CDS encoding NAD(P)H-hydrate dehydratase encodes the protein MRSAYSVETVRAAERELMARLPDGALMQRAAAGLAAACADLLGRVYGSRIVLLVGSGDNGGDALYAGARLARRGAGVTAVLLKPGRAHAGGLEALRRAGGRTTGVDAAEELIERAHLVVDGIVGIGGKGGLRPEAAPLADAVARSRAAVVAVDLPSGVDVDTGEVRGTALRADLTVTFGTHKPGLLIDPAREYAGVVRLVDIGLALPNDAVELEALQHADVARLLPLPAAETDKYRRGVVGIAAGSGRYPGAAVLAVAGALRGGAGAVRYVGPAGDAVIARFPETLVSDRGPKKAGRVQAWVVGPGAGDDAATVAEVLATDVPVLIDADGLRLADAEAVRGRTAPTLMTPHAGEAAALLGVAREEVEGARLASVRELAGRYAATVLLKGSTTLVAEAGGTGAVRVNPTGTGWLATAGSGDVLSGLAGSLLAAGLTAVDAASVAAYLHGLSARFAADGAPVGAHDVAEGIPGAWRDVRG
- a CDS encoding FAD-dependent monooxygenase, with the protein product MRAIVVGAGIGGLAATLSLRRAGVEVTLVEQTARFTEVGAGIQLAPNATRELRRLDVLDAVADQAARPAHVSFRTWSDGSEICRYALGREAEEEFGAPYLVVHRADLHGAMAAAVPRESVRLNTTVVAIGQDDDHAQVMTATGERLTADLVVAADGIRSAARQWLFGKDETVFSGTVAYRALLPAEEVAGLGLPHSPSGSARTTTSSTTGCGAVNYSTWWPCSARASWPRSRGPLGRNPASNCASSPAGTPEC
- a CDS encoding NAD(P)/FAD-dependent oxidoreductase; its protein translation is MREFAGWDPRVLSVLERAGQVYRYGIHTRTPLTRWNIGRVTLLGDSAHAMVPFQAQGAAQAILDAAVLGDVLRGATTADVPDSLDRYVRRRVAGATGMQAASALAGRDFHLPDGAGAQARNARMAAHAAEHRFMPQATAWRTNVLKEKPEP